A portion of the Lysinibacillus timonensis genome contains these proteins:
- a CDS encoding low specificity L-threonine aldolase translates to MKYSFRNDYSELCHPEILKALTEASNEQNVGYGLDRHTENAKKLMKQKLETENCDIHFVTGGTQANASVISHILRPYEAVLACSTGHINVHETGAIEATGHKVYTVPGMDGKLMPSDVLNALKYHTDEHMVKIGMVYISQSTEVGTVYSHKELEELYACCKENNLYLFIDGARLSSGLDASDVKLNMFKDLCDVMYIGGTKIGMLSGEGIVLFNDHLKPYFRYHIKNKGAMLAKCYVVGIQFERAFQDDLYIEMGQHENALARYLSSELKNLGVSLLSESTTNQIFPIFHKSTVEVLKELYDFEVWEEVGNDSLAIRFVTSWFTSKEVCIELVDDIKSLLSV, encoded by the coding sequence ATGAAATATAGTTTTCGTAATGATTACAGTGAACTTTGCCACCCAGAGATTTTAAAAGCACTAACGGAAGCAAGTAATGAACAAAATGTTGGCTATGGGCTAGATCGACATACCGAGAATGCAAAGAAACTAATGAAACAAAAACTTGAGACTGAAAATTGTGATATTCATTTTGTAACAGGCGGTACACAAGCAAATGCTTCTGTTATTTCACATATCTTACGACCTTATGAAGCGGTTTTGGCATGTAGTACTGGACATATTAACGTACATGAAACAGGTGCGATTGAAGCTACTGGTCATAAAGTATATACAGTTCCAGGAATGGACGGTAAACTTATGCCCAGTGATGTTTTGAATGCATTAAAATATCATACAGATGAACATATGGTGAAAATCGGTATGGTGTATATTTCACAATCAACGGAAGTTGGTACTGTATATAGCCACAAAGAATTAGAAGAATTATATGCTTGTTGTAAAGAAAATAATTTATATCTATTTATAGATGGGGCACGTTTATCAAGTGGATTAGATGCCAGTGATGTGAAGTTGAATATGTTTAAAGACCTGTGTGATGTAATGTATATTGGTGGGACGAAAATCGGAATGTTAAGTGGAGAAGGAATCGTACTGTTTAACGATCATTTAAAACCGTATTTTCGTTATCACATTAAAAACAAAGGAGCTATGCTAGCGAAGTGTTATGTCGTTGGCATCCAATTTGAAAGAGCTTTCCAGGATGATCTATACATAGAAATGGGTCAACATGAAAATGCATTAGCTCGTTACTTAAGTAGTGAATTGAAGAATTTAGGCGTTTCATTATTAAGTGAATCGACAACAAATCAAATTTTCCCAATTTTTCACAAAAGTACAGTAGAAGTCTTAAAAGAACTTTATGATTTTGAGGTTTGGGAAGAAGTAGGAAATGACAGTTTAGCAATACGTTTTGTTACTTCATGGTTTACATCCAAAGAAGTTTGTATCGAATTAGTCGATGATATAAAATCTTTATTATCTGTCTAG
- a CDS encoding sporulation protein, with the protein MSFFNKMLASIGIGSSKVDTKLEKSSYEAGEVVRGAVEIVGGNVEQRIDAIYLTLYTTYIKEVDDNKYTSKAPIEHFRVSEPFTILPNERKSIPFSFQLPFDVPITVGSTRVWVKTELDIRSGADSEDKDYIEIRPSGIAAHVLNEVQNLGFTLRKAECEQASYRYRRNYPFIQEFEFVPVSGLFRGQLDELEIVFLSQSENSVDILMQVDRRARGFAGFLSEALDTDETHVRLTISKQDLPNLREKLQQTISRYSY; encoded by the coding sequence ATGTCTTTTTTTAATAAGATGTTAGCAAGTATTGGGATTGGATCATCAAAAGTAGATACCAAATTGGAAAAATCATCATATGAAGCAGGTGAAGTTGTACGTGGTGCAGTTGAGATTGTCGGTGGAAATGTTGAGCAACGTATTGATGCAATATACTTAACTTTATATACAACTTACATTAAAGAAGTAGATGATAACAAATATACATCGAAAGCGCCGATTGAGCACTTTAGAGTGAGTGAACCTTTTACAATACTACCAAATGAACGAAAATCCATTCCATTCTCGTTCCAATTACCATTTGATGTGCCAATTACTGTAGGGAGCACACGTGTTTGGGTTAAAACAGAATTAGATATTCGAAGTGGTGCAGATTCGGAAGATAAAGATTACATCGAAATTCGTCCATCTGGTATTGCAGCACATGTATTAAATGAAGTTCAAAATCTCGGATTTACTTTACGTAAAGCAGAGTGTGAGCAAGCTTCATATCGTTATCGCAGAAACTATCCATTTATTCAAGAATTCGAGTTTGTTCCTGTTAGTGGACTGTTCCGTGGTCAACTTGATGAATTGGAGATCGTTTTCCTTTCTCAAAGTGAAAATTCTGTTGATATATTAATGCAAGTAGACCGTCGAGCTAGAGGGTTTGCAGGATTCTTATCAGAAGCGTTAGATACAGATGAAACTCATGTTCGTTTAACAATTTCAAAACAAGATCTTCCAAATTTACGAGAAAAACTACAACAAACCATTTCTAGATATTCATATTAA
- a CDS encoding SIMPL domain-containing protein, producing MNHQLNMPSNSNLRVIIVTGNGEINVAPNIAELRIEVVTEGMDIQEAQKTNTASMNQIIQALLQLNINREDIQTAAFNIFPRYDYVEGRQVFRGYEVTNALTVKVRNINNIGRVIDEAVKNGANRISSIEFKLDNEYQFYHQALQIALLNAISKARTIANTLQLHYSPQPIEITEESVEVPPILYRAAALSQDSFETPIEQGLISVKAEVRVKFQY from the coding sequence TTGAATCATCAGTTAAATATGCCGAGTAATTCAAATTTACGTGTAATTATTGTAACTGGTAATGGTGAAATCAATGTGGCACCCAATATTGCCGAATTACGAATTGAAGTGGTGACTGAAGGGATGGATATTCAGGAGGCTCAAAAGACTAATACAGCATCAATGAATCAAATCATCCAAGCATTACTACAATTAAATATTAATCGGGAAGATATTCAGACAGCTGCATTTAATATTTTTCCTCGATATGATTATGTTGAGGGACGTCAAGTATTTCGAGGGTATGAAGTAACTAATGCGTTAACAGTAAAAGTACGAAACATTAATAATATTGGAAGAGTCATAGATGAGGCAGTCAAAAACGGTGCAAACCGAATATCGTCGATTGAATTTAAATTAGATAATGAGTATCAATTTTATCATCAAGCGCTTCAAATCGCGCTACTAAATGCAATATCTAAAGCCAGAACAATTGCGAATACACTGCAACTGCATTATTCTCCTCAACCAATAGAAATAACTGAAGAAAGCGTAGAGGTACCACCGATACTATACCGCGCTGCTGCATTGTCTCAAGATTCATTTGAGACACCTATTGAACAAGGGTTAATTTCGGTTAAAGCAGAAGTTAGAGTAAAATTCCAATATTAA
- a CDS encoding DinB family protein: METIQKMFEHLIWANKRILNALHNIKDDQPDVIRLFSHILFAENVWMTRLKGQDSSHLSIWLDIDLEECDKLVQKNEETIITYLLNLKNDDLDKMVSYKTSTGEPFQNTVREILTHIAMHGHYHRGQINSQLRLLGEEPAVTDFIYYVRS, encoded by the coding sequence TTGGAAACAATACAAAAAATGTTTGAACATTTGATATGGGCGAATAAACGAATTTTGAATGCTCTGCATAATATAAAAGATGACCAACCTGATGTGATCCGATTATTTTCTCATATTTTATTCGCGGAAAATGTATGGATGACAAGGTTGAAAGGTCAAGATAGTTCTCATTTATCTATTTGGTTAGATATAGACTTAGAAGAATGTGACAAGTTGGTCCAAAAAAATGAGGAGACAATTATTACTTACCTTTTAAACTTAAAAAATGACGATCTAGACAAAATGGTTTCTTATAAAACGAGCACAGGAGAACCATTTCAAAATACTGTTCGCGAGATACTAACACATATTGCTATGCATGGACATTATCATCGAGGTCAAATTAATTCACAACTTCGTTTATTAGGTGAGGAACCTGCTGTAACAGATTTTATTTATTATGTAAGATCATAA
- a CDS encoding ATP-dependent RecD-like DNA helicase, protein MVDNFNLFEANKLFILGRPVVSIFHNPSNLYSIMRVKIQETNLQYDDKEIIIVGYFPKLTEDELYRFTGVLKNHPKYGQQFQVDIFEKEVPATEQGVVHYLSSDLFPGIGRKTAETIVDKLGADAIKKIIEDPSTLDLIPRLKEDKKITIRQILEENLGLERIIIQLNEWGFGPQLGMKIYQTYREETVPLLTENPYRLIEDVEGVGFGRADELGKRLGITGNHPDRIKAAVLHVLNNASLSDGHVYLDAEHVLPLVKSMLEQSQQEEIPFEAISKAIIEMREESKICGEETRIYLPSLYFSEIGIASKILDLIKHNENTKRFSNDEIRKAIGEVEERFEVTYAETQANAIECALNSSVMILTGGPGTGKTTVIRGLVEVYAELHGISLNPKEYAKKEEAFPIVLAAPTGRAAKRLAESTELPAMTIHRLLGFNGLEKEEETEREIEGRLIIIDEMSMVDTWLAHQLLKSIKEDVQVVFVGDQDQLPPVGPGQVLKDLLASNQIPTVELKDVYRQAEGSTIIELAHQIKKGNIPDATTLSAKTTDRSFIKASADQIPDVVTQIVKSAIAKGQSIRDIQVLAPMYKGPAGIDQLNKKIQALVNPNEDGTRKELVFGDIVYRIGDKVLQLVNQPESNIFNGDMGEVIAIIKAKENIEKQDLLVISFDGNEVTYQRGDLNQITLAYCCSIHKSQGSEFQTVIMPIVRGYSKMLRRNLLYTGITRAKNFLILCGEPEVFSNGLSKTDDLQRLTSLKARLNPMDTEEVLVEEVVMSENITQVKEKNSSSVQEQQQEIVTVLGEAMIPSLNTETVHTVHPLIGMEGISPYDYMEEDMK, encoded by the coding sequence ATGGTTGATAATTTTAATTTATTTGAAGCGAATAAATTATTTATTCTTGGTCGTCCCGTTGTATCCATTTTTCATAATCCCTCCAATTTATATTCTATTATGAGAGTGAAAATACAAGAAACCAATTTACAATATGACGATAAGGAAATTATTATAGTAGGTTATTTTCCAAAACTTACTGAAGATGAGTTATACCGATTTACTGGAGTGTTAAAAAATCATCCTAAATATGGCCAACAATTTCAGGTTGATATATTTGAAAAGGAAGTCCCTGCTACAGAGCAAGGAGTTGTTCACTATTTATCGAGCGATTTATTTCCAGGAATCGGACGTAAAACTGCAGAAACAATTGTAGATAAACTAGGAGCAGATGCAATTAAAAAAATCATAGAAGATCCAAGTACATTAGATCTGATTCCAAGGTTAAAAGAAGATAAAAAGATAACGATTCGTCAAATTCTAGAAGAAAATCTAGGATTAGAAAGAATCATTATTCAATTGAACGAGTGGGGCTTCGGACCTCAACTGGGGATGAAAATTTATCAAACTTATCGTGAAGAAACGGTTCCCCTGCTAACGGAAAATCCATACCGTTTAATAGAAGATGTTGAAGGTGTAGGCTTTGGGCGCGCGGACGAATTAGGTAAGCGACTTGGAATTACAGGAAATCATCCTGATCGAATTAAAGCAGCTGTTTTGCATGTATTAAATAACGCTTCCCTTTCAGATGGACATGTTTATTTAGATGCGGAACACGTACTGCCACTTGTAAAATCTATGTTAGAACAAAGTCAACAAGAAGAAATCCCTTTTGAAGCTATTTCGAAAGCGATTATTGAGATGCGTGAGGAAAGTAAAATTTGTGGAGAAGAAACGAGGATTTACTTACCATCATTATACTTTAGTGAAATCGGGATTGCCTCTAAAATATTAGACTTAATCAAACATAATGAAAATACAAAACGCTTTTCAAATGACGAAATACGAAAAGCAATAGGAGAAGTAGAAGAACGGTTTGAAGTAACGTATGCTGAAACACAGGCTAATGCAATAGAATGCGCATTGAACTCATCCGTTATGATTTTAACTGGTGGACCGGGGACAGGGAAAACGACGGTTATACGTGGACTTGTTGAAGTGTATGCGGAACTTCATGGCATATCTTTAAACCCAAAAGAATATGCAAAAAAGGAAGAGGCATTTCCAATTGTCCTTGCTGCTCCTACGGGAAGGGCAGCAAAACGGCTTGCTGAATCGACTGAACTTCCTGCAATGACGATTCATCGGTTATTAGGATTTAACGGGCTCGAAAAAGAAGAAGAAACAGAAAGAGAGATTGAAGGAAGACTCATTATCATCGATGAAATGTCGATGGTGGATACTTGGTTAGCCCATCAATTACTCAAAAGTATAAAAGAAGATGTACAAGTTGTTTTTGTAGGCGACCAAGATCAACTTCCACCCGTAGGACCTGGGCAAGTACTAAAAGATTTATTAGCTTCTAATCAAATTCCTACAGTGGAATTAAAAGATGTCTATCGTCAGGCAGAGGGTTCAACGATTATTGAACTTGCCCATCAAATAAAAAAAGGAAATATACCGGATGCAACGACATTATCAGCTAAAACTACGGATCGTTCGTTTATTAAAGCGTCAGCAGATCAAATTCCAGATGTAGTAACCCAAATAGTGAAAAGCGCTATTGCAAAAGGTCAATCAATACGTGATATTCAAGTCCTTGCACCAATGTATAAAGGGCCTGCTGGAATTGATCAATTGAATAAAAAAATTCAAGCTTTAGTGAATCCGAACGAAGATGGCACAAGAAAAGAACTAGTCTTCGGAGATATTGTTTACCGTATAGGGGACAAGGTACTTCAACTAGTCAATCAGCCTGAGAGCAATATTTTTAATGGTGATATGGGTGAAGTCATTGCGATTATTAAAGCGAAAGAAAATATTGAAAAACAAGATTTACTTGTAATATCCTTTGATGGCAATGAAGTGACCTATCAGCGTGGTGATTTAAACCAAATAACGCTAGCGTATTGTTGTTCTATTCATAAGTCCCAAGGTAGTGAGTTTCAAACAGTCATTATGCCAATTGTACGTGGTTATTCAAAAATGCTTCGAAGAAATCTTCTCTACACAGGGATTACGAGAGCGAAAAATTTTCTTATATTATGCGGTGAGCCAGAAGTTTTTTCAAATGGTCTTTCAAAGACTGATGACCTTCAACGCCTAACAAGTTTAAAGGCAAGATTAAATCCAATGGATACTGAAGAAGTACTCGTTGAAGAAGTGGTAATGAGTGAAAACATTACACAAGTTAAAGAAAAGAATTCAAGTAGTGTTCAAGAGCAACAACAGGAAATCGTAACAGTTTTAGGCGAAGCAATGATCCCTTCACTGAATACGGAGACTGTTCATACTGTTCATCCGCTAATAGGAATGGAGGGTATATCTCCATATGATTATATGGAGGAAGATATGAAATAA
- the hisA gene encoding phosphoribosylformimino-5-aminoimidazole carboxamide ribotide isomerase, whose protein sequence is MEFRPCIDLHDGKVKQIVGSTLGHSDKSVVENFISDKDSSYFANLFKQDGLTGGHVIMLGSGNEDAALVALQTYSNGLQVGGGITADNAKKYIEAGASHIIVTSYIFHDGKLDMDRLNLLIEAVGKNHIVIDLSCRKKDGKWFVVTDKWTKFSDFEVNEKSISYIEQFCDELLIHAVDVEGKRSGMQEELVQDLANWTSIPTTYAGGVRSLEDLKKFEEISSGKLHVTIGSALDIFGGDLAYKDVVAYCKKQ, encoded by the coding sequence GTGGAATTTAGACCATGCATCGATTTGCACGATGGAAAAGTAAAACAAATTGTAGGAAGTACATTAGGACACTCAGATAAATCAGTTGTAGAAAACTTTATTTCAGACAAAGATTCTAGTTATTTTGCAAATTTGTTTAAACAGGACGGTCTTACTGGTGGACACGTCATTATGTTAGGTTCAGGCAATGAAGATGCCGCGCTTGTAGCATTACAAACCTATTCAAATGGACTTCAAGTAGGCGGTGGAATCACAGCTGACAATGCGAAGAAGTATATTGAAGCAGGTGCCTCCCATATTATCGTAACATCTTATATTTTCCATGATGGAAAGTTAGATATGGACAGATTAAATTTACTAATTGAAGCGGTTGGAAAAAACCATATTGTCATTGACTTAAGCTGTAGAAAGAAAGATGGTAAATGGTTTGTTGTTACAGACAAATGGACTAAATTTAGTGATTTCGAAGTGAATGAAAAAAGTATTTCCTACATTGAACAATTTTGTGATGAACTACTGATACATGCAGTTGACGTTGAAGGTAAACGAAGCGGTATGCAAGAAGAATTAGTCCAAGATTTAGCGAACTGGACATCTATCCCAACGACATATGCCGGTGGCGTTCGTTCACTAGAGGATTTAAAGAAGTTTGAAGAAATTTCTAGTGGTAAACTTCATGTTACAATAGGTAGTGCTTTAGATATTTTCGGTGGAGATTTAGCTTATAAAGATGTTGTAGCGTACTGTAAAAAGCAATAA
- a CDS encoding lipopolysaccharide assembly protein LapB yields MDYNEIGIKAFQEKRYEDAAKAFTEAIETNPNDAIGYVNFGNLLAAMNDIERAERFFQKAITLDEKTATAYYGLANLYYNSERYIEAAKLYQKSIDFGIEGADAYFMLAKSFERDEKFKLALPYMQRAAELAPEDLQIRLSYGILLCTLEMFDLAKIELEYVLEKDGKNADAHYNLGVLYAVSTEDTESALHHLKEAYTIEPKFDQAKYIYDMVSQRFN; encoded by the coding sequence ATGGATTACAATGAAATTGGAATAAAGGCCTTTCAAGAAAAGCGTTATGAAGACGCAGCTAAGGCATTTACTGAAGCAATTGAAACCAATCCAAATGATGCGATAGGGTATGTGAATTTTGGAAATCTTCTTGCAGCGATGAATGACATCGAAAGAGCAGAACGATTTTTCCAAAAGGCTATTACATTGGATGAGAAAACCGCAACTGCTTATTACGGGTTGGCGAATCTTTATTACAATTCTGAGCGTTACATTGAAGCGGCAAAGTTGTATCAAAAATCAATCGATTTTGGTATTGAAGGTGCAGATGCATACTTTATGTTAGCAAAATCCTTTGAACGCGATGAAAAATTTAAGCTTGCATTGCCTTATATGCAAAGAGCAGCGGAGCTTGCACCGGAGGATCTTCAAATTCGACTTTCCTATGGGATATTACTTTGTACTCTAGAAATGTTTGATTTGGCAAAAATAGAATTAGAGTATGTATTAGAAAAAGATGGGAAGAACGCGGATGCCCACTATAATTTAGGGGTGTTGTATGCAGTATCTACTGAAGATACGGAATCAGCATTACATCATTTAAAAGAAGCGTATACAATCGAGCCGAAATTCGATCAAGCAAAATATATTTATGATATGGTAAGTCAAAGATTTAACTAA
- the mnmA gene encoding tRNA 2-thiouridine(34) synthase MnmA, translating to MLETRDPSQIRVVVGMSGGVDSSVAAYLLKQQGYDVIGIFMKNWDDTDEFGVCTATEDYDDVIKVCNQIGIPYYAVNFEKQYWDKVFTYFLEEYKAGRTPNPDVMCNKEIKFKAFLDHAMKLGADYLATGHYARVGERDGEVAMLRGIDRNKDQTYFLNQLSQEQLEHVMFPIGNIEKTEVRKIAEEAGLATAKKKDSTGICFIGERNFKEFLSQYLPAQPGNMETFDGTVMGTHDGLMYYTLGQRHGLGIGGDGEPWFVLGKDLERNVLYVGQGFHHDALYSTSLKAVKMSFTSNNPKPSTFKCTAKFRYRQDDTPVEVELLADGSAHITFEEPVRAITPGQAVVLYDGEECLGGGTIDEVFKNGEKLTYVG from the coding sequence ATGTTAGAAACTAGAGACCCATCACAAATTCGTGTTGTCGTTGGAATGTCTGGTGGGGTTGATTCATCGGTTGCGGCATATTTATTAAAGCAACAAGGTTACGATGTTATCGGCATTTTCATGAAAAACTGGGATGATACGGATGAGTTTGGTGTATGTACAGCAACAGAGGATTACGATGATGTCATTAAAGTGTGCAATCAAATCGGAATTCCTTATTATGCGGTGAATTTTGAAAAACAATATTGGGATAAAGTATTTACTTACTTCCTCGAAGAATATAAAGCTGGACGAACTCCAAATCCAGATGTTATGTGTAATAAAGAGATTAAATTTAAAGCATTTTTAGATCATGCAATGAAACTAGGAGCAGATTATTTAGCTACTGGTCATTATGCTCGTGTTGGTGAACGTGATGGGGAAGTAGCGATGCTAAGAGGTATTGACCGTAATAAAGATCAAACATACTTCTTAAATCAACTTTCGCAAGAACAACTAGAGCACGTTATGTTCCCTATCGGTAATATTGAAAAAACGGAAGTACGTAAAATTGCGGAAGAAGCTGGTCTTGCAACAGCCAAGAAAAAGGATTCTACAGGCATTTGTTTTATTGGGGAGCGCAATTTTAAAGAATTTTTAAGTCAATACTTGCCAGCGCAACCAGGCAATATGGAAACTTTCGATGGTACAGTTATGGGTACTCATGACGGTTTAATGTATTATACGCTTGGCCAACGTCACGGTTTAGGGATTGGTGGAGATGGTGAACCATGGTTTGTGCTTGGTAAAGATTTAGAAAGAAATGTACTTTATGTAGGACAAGGGTTCCATCATGATGCATTATATTCAACTTCATTAAAAGCTGTCAAAATGAGTTTTACTTCAAATAATCCAAAACCATCAACATTTAAATGTACAGCGAAATTCCGTTACCGACAAGACGATACACCAGTGGAAGTCGAGTTATTAGCTGACGGCTCTGCACATATTACATTTGAAGAACCAGTAAGAGCTATTACACCTGGTCAAGCTGTCGTGTTATATGATGGTGAAGAATGTTTAGGTGGCGGAACGATAGATGAAGTATTTAAAAATGGTGAAAAACTAACTTATGTTGGATAA
- a CDS encoding cysteine desulfurase family protein, whose product METIYLDHAATSPMHPEVITVMTKIMSEEYGNPSSIHTAGRRARKVLDEARNTLARAVGAKDSEIIITSGGTEADNAAIFGTAQALKSKGKHIITTQIEHHAVMHACEKLEKEGFDVTYLPVDRTGRISLEEFKNALRDDTILVTIMYGNNEVGTIQPIAEIGKILKEHQATFHTDAVQAFGIEKLNVDELNVDLLSVSSHKLNGPKGIGFLYQRTGVSLFPTSFGGSQEKKRRAGTENVPSAVGFAKAVEIAQQEIDIRKENYHKYRELFIEELKKENILFEINGNKDHSLKHVLNISFKGMEVESFLVNLDMSNVYASSGSACTAGSIDPSHVLVAMFGKDTEELRNSIRFSFGLGLTEELVVEAAKRTIKIVKRLAH is encoded by the coding sequence ATGGAAACAATTTATCTAGACCATGCAGCTACTTCACCTATGCATCCAGAAGTAATCACTGTTATGACGAAGATAATGTCTGAAGAATATGGCAACCCTTCTAGCATTCATACTGCAGGTAGAAGAGCGCGTAAGGTTTTAGATGAAGCTCGCAACACGCTCGCTCGTGCTGTAGGTGCAAAAGATAGTGAAATAATTATTACAAGTGGTGGAACAGAAGCAGATAATGCTGCAATATTCGGTACGGCACAAGCTCTGAAATCTAAAGGGAAACATATAATTACAACGCAAATTGAACATCATGCTGTCATGCATGCATGTGAAAAACTCGAAAAAGAAGGATTTGATGTTACTTATCTACCGGTCGACAGAACTGGTCGTATTTCTTTGGAAGAGTTTAAGAATGCGTTAAGAGACGATACGATTTTAGTAACAATTATGTACGGAAATAATGAGGTTGGTACAATTCAGCCGATTGCAGAAATCGGCAAAATCTTAAAAGAACATCAGGCAACCTTTCATACCGATGCTGTTCAAGCGTTTGGTATAGAAAAGCTAAATGTCGATGAGTTGAATGTTGATTTATTAAGTGTATCGAGCCATAAATTAAATGGTCCAAAAGGAATTGGTTTCTTATATCAGCGTACGGGTGTTTCTTTATTTCCGACTTCTTTTGGAGGATCGCAAGAGAAAAAACGTCGTGCAGGTACGGAAAATGTTCCTAGTGCTGTTGGATTTGCTAAGGCAGTTGAAATTGCCCAACAAGAGATAGACATAAGAAAAGAAAATTATCATAAGTATCGTGAATTATTTATAGAAGAATTAAAAAAAGAGAACATACTATTTGAGATTAATGGGAATAAGGACCATTCATTAAAACATGTTTTAAATATAAGTTTTAAAGGTATGGAAGTTGAATCCTTCTTAGTTAACTTAGATATGTCTAATGTGTATGCGTCTAGTGGCTCGGCTTGTACTGCAGGTTCAATTGACCCATCACATGTCCTTGTTGCAATGTTTGGTAAGGATACAGAAGAATTAAGAAACTCAATTCGTTTTAGTTTTGGCCTAGGTTTAACCGAAGAACTAGTTGTTGAGGCGGCGAAACGAACAATTAAAATCGTCAAAAGGCTAGCTCATTAA
- a CDS encoding cysteine metabolism transcriptional regulator CymR, with protein MKISTKGRYGLTIMIELAKHYGEGPVPLRQIAQEKDLSEAYLEQLVSPLRIAGLVKSVRGAYGGYLLALPPEKISAADVIKVLEGPIQPVEGIEEEESPQRELWIRIRDAVKNVLDTTSLKDLANHKDDSEYDGYMFYI; from the coding sequence ATGAAAATTTCTACAAAAGGTAGATACGGACTAACAATTATGATTGAATTAGCTAAGCATTATGGTGAAGGTCCAGTTCCATTGCGTCAAATCGCACAGGAAAAAGATTTATCTGAAGCATATTTAGAGCAACTAGTATCTCCACTTCGTATTGCGGGACTTGTTAAAAGTGTACGTGGAGCTTATGGTGGCTATTTACTTGCATTACCCCCTGAAAAAATTTCAGCAGCAGATGTAATCAAAGTATTGGAAGGCCCTATTCAACCTGTAGAAGGTATTGAAGAAGAAGAATCACCACAGCGTGAACTGTGGATTAGAATACGTGATGCTGTTAAAAACGTACTTGATACGACTTCTCTTAAAGATTTAGCAAATCATAAAGATGATTCTGAGTACGACGGTTATATGTTCTATATTTAA